In Hwangdonia lutea, a single window of DNA contains:
- the pruA gene encoding L-glutamate gamma-semialdehyde dehydrogenase, giving the protein MGKGFFNVPVAINEPVKSYAPGTPERDAVLKAYKDMYNSQVDVPMYINGKDVTTGNTRTMSPPHDHKHIVGTYHLAEKKHVDEAIATALEARKNWSQMPWEQRAGIFLKAAELIAGPYRAKINAATMIGQSKNIYQAEIDSACELIDFLRFNVQFMTDIYLDQPESTTDAWNRIEYRPLEGFTYAVTPFNFTAIAGNLPACMALMGNVVVWKPSNNQIYSAKVIMDVFKEAGVPAGVINVVFGNPGMITDTVLASPHFSGLHYTGSTPVFQNLWKQIGNNIENYKTYPRIVGETGGKDFVIAHKSAVAKQVATAISRGAFEFQGQKCSAASRAYIPSNLWDDVKKFVIEDVKSFKMGSPEDMSNFITAVINEGAFDKLASYIDAAKNDADAEIIAGGNYDKSKGYFIEPTVIVTTNPKYETMCTELFGPIITIYVYDENKYSETLKLVDETSEYALTGAVLSTDRYAIVEATEALQNAAGNFYINDKPTGAVVGQQPFGGARASGTNDKAGSAQNLLRWVSPRMIKETFVSPVDYRYPFLGE; this is encoded by the coding sequence ATGGGAAAAGGATTTTTTAACGTACCAGTTGCTATAAATGAACCAGTTAAAAGCTATGCACCGGGAACGCCAGAGCGCGACGCTGTTCTTAAAGCATACAAAGACATGTATAACAGTCAAGTTGATGTGCCTATGTACATTAACGGAAAAGATGTAACGACCGGCAACACGAGAACCATGTCGCCTCCGCACGACCATAAACACATAGTTGGCACCTATCATTTAGCAGAAAAGAAACACGTTGACGAAGCCATTGCAACCGCACTTGAAGCCAGAAAAAACTGGAGTCAGATGCCATGGGAACAGCGTGCTGGTATCTTTTTAAAAGCTGCCGAACTAATTGCTGGCCCTTACCGTGCCAAAATAAATGCGGCAACCATGATTGGGCAATCTAAAAATATTTATCAAGCTGAAATTGATTCGGCTTGCGAACTCATAGACTTTTTACGTTTTAATGTGCAGTTTATGACTGATATTTATTTGGATCAGCCAGAGAGCACAACCGACGCTTGGAACCGTATTGAGTACCGTCCACTTGAAGGGTTTACCTATGCCGTTACGCCTTTTAACTTTACGGCCATTGCTGGAAATTTACCGGCGTGTATGGCTTTAATGGGTAATGTTGTGGTGTGGAAACCAAGCAACAATCAAATATATTCTGCTAAAGTAATTATGGATGTATTTAAGGAAGCTGGCGTTCCTGCCGGTGTTATTAATGTGGTTTTTGGCAACCCAGGTATGATTACCGATACGGTATTGGCAAGCCCACATTTTTCTGGATTGCACTATACGGGCTCGACTCCTGTTTTTCAAAATTTATGGAAACAAATTGGAAATAACATTGAAAACTACAAAACCTACCCGAGAATAGTGGGTGAAACTGGTGGAAAAGATTTTGTTATCGCGCATAAATCCGCCGTTGCAAAACAAGTTGCAACCGCTATTTCCAGAGGTGCTTTTGAGTTTCAAGGACAAAAATGTAGTGCTGCCTCAAGAGCTTATATTCCTTCAAATTTATGGGACGATGTTAAAAAATTCGTGATTGAAGATGTGAAGTCTTTCAAAATGGGATCGCCAGAAGATATGAGCAACTTTATCACTGCCGTAATTAACGAAGGGGCTTTTGATAAATTGGCCTCTTATATTGATGCTGCAAAAAATGATGCCGATGCCGAAATTATTGCCGGTGGAAACTACGATAAATCTAAAGGTTACTTTATTGAGCCAACCGTGATTGTTACCACAAATCCCAAGTACGAAACGATGTGTACTGAGTTATTTGGCCCTATTATAACCATTTACGTGTATGATGAAAACAAATATTCTGAAACCTTAAAACTAGTTGACGAAACTAGCGAATACGCACTAACGGGCGCTGTTCTTTCAACCGATAGATATGCGATTGTTGAGGCTACGGAAGCCTTACAAAACGCCGCCGGAAACTTTTATATTAACGACAAGCCAACAGGTGCCGTTGTTGGCCAACAACCGTTTGGAGGTGCCCGTGCATCTGGAACAAACGATAAAGCAGGTAGCGCCCAAAACTTATTGCGTTGGGTATCGCCACGAATGATAAAAGAAACATTTGTTTCGCCTGTGGATTATCGTTATCCGTTTTTGGGTGAATAA
- a CDS encoding NRDE family protein: protein MCTVTLIPKGENDFVLTTNRDEAPDRASLKPDFYTIKNTKLLFPKDELSGGTWIGASEKNRVVCVLNGGFTYHERKAPYRLSRGVVANHIMLADDLHDTINSYNFKGIEPFTMIIADWNKGLTFYELVWDGTDKHFKTLPLEPQIWSSSSLYSEAMKTERLQWFEDFNTEYDLNKNTILKFHKTAGKNNDDYGVIMDRGFVKTTSITQIEKLKNTLEMRYESLLGHSVSSKTFYIPQTVNE, encoded by the coding sequence ATGTGTACAGTAACTTTAATTCCTAAAGGTGAAAATGATTTTGTGCTCACTACAAATCGAGATGAAGCACCAGATAGAGCATCCTTAAAACCTGATTTTTATACAATTAAGAATACTAAATTGCTATTTCCGAAAGATGAATTATCCGGCGGAACCTGGATTGGTGCGAGCGAAAAAAACAGGGTGGTTTGTGTGCTTAATGGCGGATTTACTTACCATGAACGAAAAGCACCATACAGGTTGAGCAGAGGCGTAGTAGCCAACCATATAATGCTTGCTGATGATTTACACGACACCATTAATTCTTACAATTTTAAAGGTATAGAGCCGTTTACCATGATAATTGCAGATTGGAATAAGGGTTTAACATTTTACGAATTGGTTTGGGATGGCACCGATAAACATTTTAAAACATTGCCTTTGGAACCTCAAATTTGGTCGTCCTCATCGTTGTATTCTGAAGCTATGAAAACCGAACGTTTACAATGGTTTGAAGATTTTAATACGGAATACGATTTGAATAAAAACACAATATTAAAATTCCATAAAACTGCTGGAAAAAATAATGATGACTATGGTGTGATTATGGATCGCGGCTTTGTGAAAACAACTAGCATTACACAAATTGAAAAGTTGAAAAACACTTTGGAAATGCGTTACGAAAGTCTTTTGGGCCATAGCGTTTCATCAAAAACATTTTATATCCCACAAACCGTTAATGAGTAA
- a CDS encoding LamG-like jellyroll fold domain-containing protein, with protein MKRSLPLFGVSPAKFLILFLLVSFVSNAQVIQVERVGGAVVTQGSTITITAGTSIDFRITNQAFDCSKLKVRDVDISNPTDFDITPNNPKKNIRTQWCTWPWQANKTYLDFEIENISPSCVTASTVVTIEIKDQPDFTFTVEVASSPTLVVLGGSPFQDVFHNDTNTTDDNGTYFGVVDEGNTVTRRFLIGNAGSCDMDFTNATSNNPDFTINTPLGTLPINGINPYWGTYLDITFTAPNGGSGTQQAIISVFTNDTDYTPFYLVVEAEMFDENIPGPGGITSNFKLWLKSTRGIVKSGSTLTEWHDLGTNGKDATTVAGKEPTYLDTATDNINFNPVVKFENDGMGTEQYMYNNDAPISGFYNHDIFIVMMPDATMTSTSSRNTIFAGVDSGNAGDITGVGFGDYSSRFTNEALSYNQDVPSPSGSYNGEAVLNATYSNAGIINVRNDASSSPTKQDILYNSNVLTTSNVSDVSFTNIDGSEYWIGKNFDIAGSLNGRVAEIFTFSERLSDADRQKVESYLAIKYGITLGAATEATKNYVNSFNTSVWDATANAGFNYHVAGIGRDSISDLNQKQSKSINYTNAVTIGLGGVFDTNSLNPNEFEKDGDFLVWGNNNGALSGTDTNSITIASGVTTTVTRIDRKWKIVESNEDVNGDVETVYVSIPTAAFSTFTKTADEEYALIVADNANFTNTDIIDVIPLRSDGGTSLETWYDFEGEKYFTFGKLSKISNSSAISIASGDYLVGDYLLNLGVDSFTISAWVKLASNASDRTIMAKGEKLQMIINASGNIEVYVDDTITPKITSTMAVDDGVWHQLTFIYDSGTIYIYIDGLLDKSVPNIVHPTPNYNHYAVGALYIDRNTVTNPLLGDIDEVYIWDTALTQNQVRYLMNQEIERFDVSGTDYVSGKVLPQGAANNPTAAIPWSNLRVYYDFNSFYGSTIEGLTDDRYFLRLNYLNKTKTIRGNQTAPLPYVSAANGAWGAATTWSNSSDQMIPNSQSLDGSTVVGWNIVEIGHDITSGDRDITLLGLKQTSGKLTIADPVDPQDETNSGQALTVTNYLEIDGVIDLVGESQFIQTEGSILDADSGGFIERDQQGTANGYNYNYWSSSVGPITGSTATRGTGVSYLNNNHTIDGVLNDGTNTDLYLGIDFIPNQNTGSGPPPPPPGTAKEISSYWLYKFYGPEDDYFSWQSIDQNTSLQAGEGFTMKGTLGAVAITDQQNYVFKGLPNNGDITLPLDKTAGDVDRLIGNPYPSAIDATEFILDNMSIASGGNNTNGTIFNGALYFWDHFGEENTHVLKGYVGGYATYNLTGGVAAISNDARINNTSDGGNPANGSKTPGQYIPVNQGFFVSTAIDGFTDDNGAVISVVDGGDIVFKNSQRVFATEQGGSSTFMRGSNTKKSTSKTQRQENDYTNSASIKLMYSSPKGYYRQLLLGTNTNASKGFDLGYDAFMIDASEEDMYWNIGQRKFVIQGVNNFDDTNEFPLGLVVKNSGIVKIKLDSVENLDTSKTLYIKDNVTNEVVLINNKPFEMFLDAGSYNDRFSLVFQSQSLTTEDVEIADNVSVYFDKSISELKVRGLNGSELLSITLFNIIGQEIKYIDYTSNKTSKQIHVNTGAYIVQLNTDRGTINKKIIIE; from the coding sequence ATGAAAAGAAGCCTACCTTTATTTGGTGTTAGTCCAGCCAAATTTTTAATTCTGTTTTTACTAGTAAGTTTTGTTAGTAATGCCCAAGTAATTCAAGTAGAAAGAGTTGGAGGTGCGGTTGTAACTCAAGGGTCTACAATTACTATAACTGCGGGTACAAGTATCGATTTCCGTATTACAAATCAAGCTTTTGATTGTAGTAAGTTAAAGGTGCGAGACGTGGATATTAGTAATCCAACCGATTTTGATATCACACCTAATAATCCTAAAAAAAACATTAGAACTCAATGGTGTACGTGGCCTTGGCAAGCAAATAAAACTTATTTAGATTTTGAAATAGAGAACATCAGTCCAAGTTGTGTTACGGCAAGCACGGTTGTGACCATTGAAATTAAAGATCAGCCAGATTTCACATTCACGGTTGAAGTTGCATCTTCTCCGACTTTGGTTGTGTTAGGGGGGAGTCCTTTCCAGGATGTTTTTCACAACGATACTAATACAACCGACGACAACGGAACTTATTTTGGAGTGGTAGATGAAGGAAATACCGTAACGAGACGATTTCTTATTGGCAATGCTGGTAGTTGTGACATGGATTTCACAAATGCAACCAGTAATAATCCCGATTTTACAATTAACACACCCTTAGGAACACTTCCTATTAACGGCATTAATCCTTATTGGGGTACTTATTTAGATATTACTTTTACAGCGCCCAATGGAGGTTCAGGTACACAGCAAGCTATAATAAGTGTTTTTACAAACGATACCGATTACACACCGTTTTATTTAGTTGTTGAAGCCGAAATGTTCGATGAAAACATACCTGGACCGGGAGGCATTACTTCAAATTTTAAGTTATGGCTAAAGTCGACCCGAGGCATTGTTAAGTCCGGATCAACCTTAACAGAATGGCATGACTTAGGAACAAATGGTAAAGATGCTACAACAGTGGCTGGTAAAGAGCCCACATACTTAGATACGGCTACTGATAATATAAATTTTAACCCTGTTGTTAAATTTGAAAATGATGGGATGGGCACAGAGCAATATATGTACAATAACGATGCTCCGATAAGCGGATTCTATAATCACGATATTTTTATTGTAATGATGCCAGATGCGACCATGACCAGTACTTCCAGTAGAAATACCATTTTTGCAGGGGTAGATTCCGGTAATGCAGGAGATATTACAGGTGTTGGTTTTGGAGATTATTCATCGCGTTTTACTAATGAAGCGCTTTCATATAATCAAGATGTTCCTTCACCATCTGGAAGTTATAATGGGGAGGCTGTGCTCAACGCCACTTATTCAAATGCAGGAATTATAAATGTTAGAAACGATGCCTCTTCATCGCCTACTAAACAAGACATATTGTACAACTCCAATGTGTTAACAACCAGTAACGTATCGGATGTTTCATTTACCAATATTGATGGTAGCGAATATTGGATAGGAAAAAACTTTGACATTGCCGGAAGTTTAAATGGAAGAGTAGCAGAAATTTTTACATTCTCTGAACGCTTAAGTGATGCCGATAGACAAAAAGTTGAATCGTACTTGGCTATTAAATACGGTATTACTTTGGGTGCTGCAACCGAGGCTACAAAAAATTATGTTAACTCCTTTAATACCTCTGTTTGGGATGCAACCGCCAATGCAGGGTTTAATTATCATGTAGCTGGAATTGGTAGGGATTCAATTTCCGATTTAAACCAAAAACAATCTAAATCAATTAATTATACCAATGCGGTAACTATTGGCCTAGGTGGTGTTTTTGATACGAATAGCTTAAATCCCAATGAGTTTGAAAAAGATGGTGATTTTTTAGTTTGGGGAAATAATAATGGTGCTTTATCGGGAACAGATACCAATTCAATTACCATAGCTTCAGGAGTAACAACCACAGTAACACGCATAGACAGAAAATGGAAAATCGTGGAGTCTAATGAAGATGTTAATGGCGATGTGGAAACCGTTTATGTTTCTATCCCTACTGCAGCCTTTAGTACTTTTACAAAAACGGCTGACGAAGAGTATGCTTTAATAGTAGCCGATAATGCTAATTTTACTAATACAGACATTATAGATGTTATTCCATTAAGATCTGATGGTGGTACTAGTTTAGAAACCTGGTACGATTTTGAGGGTGAAAAGTATTTCACTTTTGGTAAATTGTCAAAAATTTCTAATAGTAGTGCCATAAGTATAGCTTCAGGCGATTATTTAGTGGGCGACTATTTACTTAATTTGGGTGTTGATTCTTTTACCATTTCAGCGTGGGTAAAATTAGCATCAAATGCGAGCGACAGAACGATTATGGCTAAAGGGGAAAAGTTGCAAATGATCATCAATGCCTCAGGGAACATAGAAGTGTATGTCGATGATACAATTACACCTAAAATAACCTCTACTATGGCTGTGGATGATGGAGTGTGGCATCAGTTAACATTCATTTATGATAGTGGAACCATTTATATTTATATTGATGGATTGTTAGATAAATCTGTACCAAACATTGTACATCCAACACCCAATTATAATCACTATGCTGTTGGTGCACTTTATATAGATAGAAATACAGTAACCAACCCATTGTTGGGAGATATAGATGAGGTTTATATATGGGATACGGCGCTTACCCAAAATCAAGTAAGATATTTGATGAACCAAGAGATTGAAAGGTTTGATGTTTCGGGTACCGATTACGTGTCAGGTAAAGTACTTCCTCAAGGTGCTGCAAACAATCCAACAGCAGCGATTCCTTGGAGTAACCTAAGGGTATATTACGACTTTAACTCGTTTTATGGCTCGACCATCGAAGGTTTGACAGATGATAGGTATTTTTTAAGATTAAACTACTTAAATAAGACAAAAACAATACGTGGTAATCAAACTGCGCCTTTACCTTATGTTTCGGCAGCTAATGGGGCTTGGGGTGCAGCAACAACTTGGAGTAATAGTTCAGACCAAATGATTCCTAATTCACAGAGTTTGGACGGAAGTACGGTTGTAGGCTGGAATATTGTAGAAATAGGACACGACATCACTTCTGGAGATAGAGATATTACCCTTTTAGGTTTAAAGCAAACCTCAGGGAAACTTACCATAGCAGACCCCGTAGACCCTCAGGATGAAACCAACTCTGGACAAGCGTTAACCGTAACCAATTATTTGGAAATAGACGGTGTTATTGATTTAGTGGGAGAATCACAATTCATACAAACTGAAGGCAGTATTTTAGATGCTGATAGTGGCGGTTTTATAGAACGCGACCAACAAGGCACCGCCAATGGATACAATTATAATTATTGGTCATCTTCGGTTGGTCCAATAACCGGCAGTACAGCAACTCGGGGAACAGGGGTTTCTTACTTAAACAACAACCATACGATTGATGGTGTACTAAACGACGGCACAAACACAGATCTTTATCTAGGCATAGATTTTATCCCGAACCAAAATACCGGTAGTGGGCCACCACCACCACCACCGGGAACAGCAAAGGAAATTAGCTCGTATTGGTTGTATAAATTCTATGGTCCTGAAGATGATTATTTTTCGTGGCAAAGCATAGATCAAAACACAAGTCTACAGGCAGGAGAAGGCTTCACCATGAAAGGGACATTGGGTGCCGTGGCCATCACTGACCAACAAAACTATGTGTTTAAAGGATTGCCAAACAATGGCGATATTACATTGCCACTTGATAAAACGGCTGGCGACGTAGACCGTTTAATTGGTAACCCATACCCGTCGGCTATTGATGCCACGGAATTTATTTTGGACAATATGAGCATTGCCAGTGGCGGAAACAATACAAACGGAACCATTTTTAATGGAGCGCTATATTTTTGGGATCATTTTGGTGAAGAAAACACCCATGTATTAAAAGGCTACGTGGGTGGTTATGCCACCTATAATTTAACCGGAGGTGTAGCCGCCATATCAAACGACGCACGAATTAATAATACCTCTGATGGTGGAAATCCGGCTAACGGTTCAAAAACACCAGGGCAATATATTCCAGTTAACCAAGGATTTTTTGTGTCAACCGCCATCGATGGTTTTACAGACGACAATGGCGCTGTAATCTCAGTCGTTGATGGGGGCGATATTGTGTTTAAAAATAGTCAACGTGTTTTTGCTACAGAACAAGGAGGCTCGTCTACCTTTATGCGTGGTTCAAATACAAAGAAATCAACCAGCAAAACGCAAAGACAAGAAAATGATTATACCAATTCCGCTTCAATCAAATTAATGTATAGCTCTCCTAAAGGTTATTACAGGCAGTTGCTGTTGGGAACTAATACAAATGCATCAAAAGGGTTTGATTTAGGATACGATGCCTTTATGATTGATGCCAGCGAAGAGGATATGTATTGGAATATTGGGCAACGCAAATTTGTAATTCAAGGTGTGAATAATTTTGATGATACCAATGAGTTTCCATTGGGGCTAGTTGTTAAAAACTCCGGAATAGTAAAGATTAAATTGGATAGCGTTGAAAATTTAGATACAAGCAAAACCCTGTATATAAAGGATAATGTTACAAACGAAGTGGTATTAATAAACAATAAACCGTTTGAAATGTTTTTAGATGCCGGATCTTACAATGATAGATTTTCATTAGTGTTTCAGTCGCAATCGTTAACAACCGAAGATGTTGAAATAGCCGATAATGTGTCTGTTTATTTTGATAAATCGATATCGGAATTAAAAGTAAGAGGATTGAATGGTAGCGAACTTTTAAGCATTACCTTATTTAATATTATTGGTCAGGAAATAAAGTATATCGACTATACATCTAATAAAACATCGAAACAAATTCATGTAAATACCGGCGCTTATATTGTGCAGTTAAACACAGATAGGGGGACAATCAATAAGAAAATTATTATTGAGTAA
- a CDS encoding DUF6596 domain-containing protein, with product MRARKTIQQSHLKFQIPQGKALQQRLESVMEVLYLIFNEGFHSNKPDILIRKELCGEAMRLTQMLLKNELTRTPEVYALYTLMCFHSARLETKTNAENELLDLKNQDRTQWYFPLIKMGNSMMNKAVVEQTTFSCYHYEAAIASEHLRAKTFEDTDWDKIHYWYQCLNALQPMPIHVLNMAVVCIQNRDLDIAKTYLDDINAKDFEQRAYLFYGAQAEYFIAINKRNDAIKYLDLALNAVNNSLEKEYLQKKKLKLLKHK from the coding sequence TTGCGGGCGCGAAAAACTATTCAGCAATCGCATTTAAAATTTCAAATCCCACAAGGGAAAGCTTTACAACAGCGTTTAGAAAGCGTTATGGAGGTGTTGTACCTTATTTTTAACGAGGGCTTTCATTCCAATAAACCCGACATATTAATTCGTAAAGAATTGTGTGGTGAAGCGATGCGATTAACCCAAATGCTCTTAAAAAATGAATTGACCAGAACGCCCGAAGTTTATGCTTTGTATACATTGATGTGTTTTCATTCGGCACGGTTGGAAACCAAAACCAATGCTGAAAACGAGCTTCTGGATTTAAAAAACCAGGACAGAACACAATGGTATTTTCCGCTAATAAAAATGGGCAACTCCATGATGAATAAAGCGGTGGTTGAGCAAACAACGTTTTCGTGTTACCATTACGAAGCCGCCATTGCTTCAGAACATTTGCGTGCCAAAACTTTTGAGGACACCGATTGGGACAAAATCCATTATTGGTATCAATGCCTCAATGCTTTACAACCTATGCCCATTCATGTGTTAAACATGGCTGTGGTGTGTATTCAAAATCGAGATTTAGATATTGCTAAAACGTATTTAGACGACATTAATGCTAAAGATTTTGAACAACGCGCCTATCTGTTTTATGGCGCACAAGCGGAATATTTTATTGCGATTAATAAAAGGAACGACGCTATCAAGTATCTTGATTTGGCTTTAAATGCTGTAAACAATTCATTAGAAAAGGAATATTTACAGAAAAAGAAATTAAAGCTGCTCAAGCACAAATAA
- a CDS encoding sigma-70 family RNA polymerase sigma factor, with protein sequence MEPKLIDHLFRHHSGKMVSVLTRIFGLKHLEIIEDAVQDTFIKASISWRNKQPEYPEAWLTQAAKNRVLDIFRKLKTERKHLPNINQGTDAIAINDLFLDSEIEDAQLRMIFTACHPKLDARDRISFALKTVSGFSIKEISSALLTKEYTIKNACCGREKLFSNRI encoded by the coding sequence ATGGAACCCAAACTTATAGACCATCTTTTTCGCCACCACAGCGGAAAGATGGTTTCTGTTTTAACGCGTATTTTTGGACTTAAGCACCTCGAAATTATTGAAGATGCCGTACAAGACACCTTTATTAAAGCCAGTATAAGTTGGCGAAACAAACAGCCCGAATACCCCGAAGCGTGGTTAACCCAAGCGGCTAAAAATAGGGTGTTGGATATTTTTAGAAAACTAAAAACGGAGCGCAAACACCTACCGAACATCAATCAAGGGACGGACGCTATTGCCATAAATGATCTTTTTTTAGATTCGGAAATTGAAGACGCACAACTGCGCATGATTTTTACGGCTTGCCACCCCAAATTAGATGCGAGAGACCGCATTTCATTCGCCTTAAAAACGGTTTCCGGTTTTAGTATTAAAGAGATTTCATCGGCATTGCTCACTAAAGAATACACTATTAAAAACGCTTGTTGCGGGCGCGAAAAACTATTCAGCAATCGCATTTAA
- a CDS encoding YciI family protein: protein MKEFMMIFLGADYTDLGLSPEDLQSRMGQWFAWHDKMTQAGIVSHGNALTPQIRRVVGKNRTVTDLTSAEVKELVGGYYIVKAKDFDAVEKIAEDYPDYDLGGTVEIREIMVFDQ from the coding sequence ATGAAAGAATTTATGATGATTTTTCTTGGGGCAGATTACACCGATTTAGGGCTTTCGCCAGAAGATTTACAAAGCAGAATGGGCCAATGGTTTGCATGGCACGATAAAATGACGCAAGCCGGAATTGTGAGCCATGGCAACGCATTAACGCCGCAAATACGTCGTGTGGTTGGCAAAAACAGAACGGTAACCGATTTAACTTCGGCCGAGGTTAAAGAGCTTGTTGGCGGCTATTACATTGTGAAAGCTAAAGATTTTGACGCGGTTGAAAAAATTGCCGAGGATTATCCGGATTACGATTTGGGCGGCACGGTTGAAATTCGTGAAATTATGGTTTTTGACCAATAA
- a CDS encoding DUF6695 family protein, protein MSNSGIILTLAYPETIVMISEEWFSPFLRFIGVGKKNYLRAGHAALVLIDKETGVLEYHDFGRYITPEPNGRVRGNDTDTELRFPLKAEIENDTITNLDAILKFLGTHPKLTHGDGKLVASVCNAINYQKARIHITNMQNKHFIKYAAFIKNGCNCARFVTDTLIASVTDLKITKALKNSKWFTPSTVGNVLLADTENQVFEVSQTGKISAFKGSQQSENVRCFLDKLKDHKVNLIGTQISKPVDGLHEKAQWLSGIAAGAWFELHDLGNKTEYRFRRISPYGNIDCDAVFKVEDDTFDYNLGYQFVHYSNCKFFNVEQNGRVFRFERKV, encoded by the coding sequence ATGAGTAATTCCGGTATTATTTTAACCCTTGCTTATCCAGAAACCATTGTTATGATTTCCGAGGAGTGGTTCTCACCGTTTTTACGTTTTATTGGCGTGGGTAAAAAGAATTATTTGCGCGCAGGACATGCCGCTTTGGTATTGATTGACAAAGAAACGGGCGTTTTGGAATACCATGATTTTGGACGCTATATTACACCCGAACCCAACGGTCGTGTTCGTGGAAATGATACCGATACCGAGTTACGTTTTCCGTTAAAAGCGGAAATAGAAAATGATACGATTACAAATTTAGATGCCATACTAAAATTTTTAGGCACACATCCTAAATTAACTCACGGCGATGGTAAATTGGTAGCTTCGGTTTGTAATGCCATAAATTACCAAAAGGCTCGAATCCATATTACCAACATGCAAAACAAGCATTTTATTAAATATGCGGCATTTATTAAAAATGGTTGCAATTGCGCACGTTTTGTAACGGATACCCTAATTGCGTCGGTAACGGACTTAAAAATTACAAAGGCACTAAAAAATTCTAAATGGTTTACACCAAGTACGGTGGGCAATGTGTTGTTGGCCGATACGGAAAATCAGGTTTTCGAAGTTTCTCAAACAGGTAAAATCTCAGCTTTTAAAGGTTCGCAACAAAGCGAAAATGTACGCTGCTTTTTAGACAAATTGAAAGACCATAAAGTCAATTTAATAGGCACGCAAATATCAAAACCTGTTGACGGTTTGCATGAAAAAGCACAATGGCTTTCCGGAATTGCTGCGGGTGCGTGGTTTGAATTGCATGATTTAGGAAATAAAACCGAATATAGGTTTAGGCGTATCTCGCCTTACGGTAATATAGATTGCGATGCTGTGTTTAAAGTTGAAGATGATACTTTTGATTATAATTTAGGATACCAATTTGTGCATTATTCTAATTGTAAGTTTTTTAATGTGGAGCAAAATGGACGGGTTTTTAGGTTTGAGCGGAAAGTTTAA